One part of the Enterococcus sp. DIV1094 genome encodes these proteins:
- a CDS encoding dihydrodipicolinate synthase family protein: MSLTQNYHIAVPTAFYPDETLNIDATFAHIEYLANKGVKSVLVCGSTGEQHSLTVQEKIAMIEQLPKLKVANDFELIFGLASIRQKEAELLAEKISQSTIIKGILLGFPPYLLPSQAEAFAYASKLILLSNKPTIIYNNPLRTGFSCALETYIELLKEERVIGIKEAGDPTTVQELLARTSKELHIYAGGEKELARKIDLGFNCLSSIAGNLYPQEIQQWFNALLEKKTLASDHLLVEKIDELYAQSVLPFIKKEIAEKEKITFGGCRSPLGTMS, translated from the coding sequence ATGTCTCTTACTCAAAACTATCATATAGCTGTTCCTACAGCCTTTTATCCAGATGAAACATTGAATATCGATGCAACGTTTGCTCATATCGAATACTTAGCAAATAAAGGTGTAAAATCGGTTTTGGTGTGCGGCTCTACTGGCGAACAACATTCGCTAACAGTTCAAGAAAAAATAGCCATGATCGAACAGCTTCCTAAATTGAAGGTCGCTAACGACTTTGAGCTGATTTTTGGGTTAGCGAGTATTCGTCAAAAAGAAGCGGAGTTGCTTGCAGAAAAAATCAGTCAATCAACTATCATCAAGGGGATATTATTAGGTTTCCCGCCATATCTGCTACCTAGTCAGGCGGAAGCTTTCGCTTATGCTTCGAAGCTGATCTTGTTGAGTAACAAACCAACGATTATTTACAATAACCCGCTTCGCACAGGTTTTAGCTGTGCTCTTGAAACTTACATTGAACTATTGAAAGAGGAACGAGTCATCGGTATCAAAGAGGCGGGTGATCCAACGACTGTCCAAGAGCTACTTGCTCGAACATCAAAGGAACTGCACATCTATGCAGGAGGAGAAAAAGAATTAGCACGAAAGATCGACTTAGGTTTCAATTGCTTGTCTTCGATTGCAGGCAACTTGTATCCACAAGAGATCCAGCAATGGTTTAACGCACTGCTAGAAAAGAAAACATTGGCGAGTGATCATTTGCTTGTTGAAAAAATCGATGAACTTTATGCGCAGAGTGTTTTGCCATTTATTAAAAAAGAAATCGCTGAAAAGGAAAAAATTACCTTTGGCGGCTGTCGCAGTCCATTAGGTACGATGTCATAA
- a CDS encoding pyridoxal phosphate-dependent aminotransferase has translation MNLHHRFNPRLAKVEVSQIRMFDQQISSIPDIIKLTLGEPDFSTPEAVKEAGITAIKENYSHYTGMRGLPELCEAACFFQKERYGLSYDPQTEVLTTIGATEAIATALLAVLEEGDKVLIPAPAYPGYQPIVDLAGAELITIDTSETGFICQPEQLEEAFAKYGDEIKAVILNYPSNPTGTLLSAEQMKKLAEVLSQHPVFVISDEVYAELNYVGEHVSIATYLPEQTIVVNGLSKSHAMTGWRIGFLFAQKPVIDELIKVHQYLVTSATTISQKAAIEALTKSMDEGEKMKARYVERRDYLLPQLTALGFQISQPDGAFYLFCRLPETIQMNSWNFCLALAEQGKVACIPGSAFGPAGEGFIRISYASGMDDLQEACRRIGAFLTELEK, from the coding sequence ATGAATTTACACCATCGTTTTAATCCAAGGCTGGCTAAAGTCGAAGTCTCACAGATCCGGATGTTCGATCAACAGATCTCAAGTATTCCAGATATCATCAAATTGACATTAGGTGAGCCAGACTTTTCAACACCTGAAGCAGTGAAAGAAGCTGGTATCACAGCAATCAAAGAAAACTATTCCCATTATACAGGGATGAGAGGTTTACCAGAATTATGCGAGGCAGCTTGTTTCTTCCAAAAAGAACGTTACGGTCTTTCCTATGATCCACAAACGGAAGTACTGACAACGATTGGCGCCACAGAAGCGATTGCGACCGCTTTATTAGCTGTCTTAGAAGAAGGCGATAAAGTGTTGATCCCGGCACCTGCTTATCCTGGTTATCAACCAATCGTTGATCTAGCAGGCGCAGAATTGATTACGATCGATACCTCAGAAACTGGTTTTATTTGCCAACCTGAGCAACTAGAAGAAGCGTTTGCCAAATACGGAGACGAGATCAAAGCAGTGATCTTGAACTATCCAAGTAATCCGACTGGGACATTATTATCCGCTGAACAAATGAAGAAGCTTGCGGAAGTGTTGAGTCAACATCCAGTCTTTGTCATCAGTGATGAAGTGTACGCCGAGTTGAATTATGTTGGGGAACATGTATCGATCGCAACGTATCTACCAGAACAAACAATTGTCGTGAACGGGCTATCTAAATCCCATGCCATGACAGGCTGGCGGATTGGCTTCCTTTTTGCCCAAAAACCGGTGATCGATGAATTGATCAAAGTCCATCAATATTTAGTGACTTCTGCCACAACGATTTCTCAAAAAGCGGCGATCGAAGCACTGACAAAAAGTATGGATGAAGGCGAAAAAATGAAAGCCCGCTACGTTGAACGTCGGGATTATCTATTGCCTCAGCTTACAGCATTAGGATTTCAAATCTCTCAACCAGACGGCGCGTTTTATTTGTTCTGCCGCTTACCAGAAACTATCCAGATGAATTCGTGGAACTTTTGTTTAGCACTCGCAGAACAAGGCAAAGTTGCCTGTATCCCTGGTTCTGCTTTTGGACCAGCAGGCGAAGGCTTTATTCGGATCTCTTATGCAAGTGGTATGGACGATCTGCAAGAAGCGTGTAGACGCATTGGCGCATTTTTAACTGAACTGGAAAAATAA
- a CDS encoding FAD-dependent oxidoreductase, whose translation MEKTKVIIVGASHGGHQSILELLSRYGENVDITLFEAGDYVSFMSCGMELYLEDQVTSVNDVRNFRPENFPQPNVGILNNHEVKTINADKKTVTVTRKEDGHTEEYAYDKLILSSGVKPNSLPVPGTDLENVYLMRGYNWATKIKERMTDPAVKKVAVIGSGYIGIEAAEVFLNAGKEVTLIDMIDRPLGTYLDKEMTDILEAHLKEKGMNIKTGVNIKAFTGDGKVAAIETESGTIETDLIIQAAGVKPNTEWLQGIVDLDERGWIITDEYLQTNLPDVYAVGDATLAYSIPAGKKVPIALATVARREARYVVQHLFEQTPSKPFGGLVGSSALRVFDYHFAASGLNSFTADRAGVAIKTAFYEDTIRPKFVPEEFGNAKAAVQLAYDPFTHQLLGGAVLSTKDITPQGNVLALAIQQKLTIEDLAEADFFFQPGHDRQWSLLNLAAQQALGEEPFVE comes from the coding sequence ATGGAAAAAACGAAAGTAATTATTGTCGGTGCATCACATGGAGGTCATCAATCCATTTTAGAATTACTGTCTAGATACGGAGAAAATGTTGATATCACTTTGTTTGAAGCAGGCGACTATGTTTCATTTATGTCATGCGGTATGGAGTTATATTTAGAGGATCAAGTCACTAGTGTGAATGACGTCCGCAACTTCAGACCAGAAAACTTTCCACAACCAAATGTGGGTATATTAAATAACCACGAAGTAAAAACAATCAATGCAGATAAAAAAACAGTAACAGTTACACGTAAAGAAGATGGACATACAGAAGAGTATGCTTATGATAAATTGATTTTGAGTTCAGGTGTTAAACCAAACTCACTACCTGTTCCAGGAACAGACTTGGAAAATGTGTATTTGATGCGTGGCTACAATTGGGCAACGAAAATCAAAGAACGCATGACAGATCCAGCAGTGAAAAAAGTAGCTGTTATCGGTTCAGGTTACATCGGGATCGAAGCCGCAGAAGTTTTCTTGAATGCAGGGAAAGAAGTTACATTAATAGATATGATCGATCGTCCTTTAGGTACTTACTTAGATAAGGAAATGACAGATATCTTAGAAGCACACTTGAAAGAAAAAGGGATGAACATCAAAACTGGTGTGAACATCAAAGCATTTACTGGTGACGGTAAAGTAGCTGCAATCGAAACAGAGAGTGGTACGATCGAAACTGATTTGATCATCCAAGCTGCCGGTGTCAAACCGAACACTGAATGGTTGCAAGGAATCGTGGACTTAGATGAACGTGGCTGGATCATCACAGACGAATATCTACAAACAAACTTGCCTGATGTTTATGCGGTAGGGGATGCGACACTTGCTTACTCGATCCCAGCAGGCAAAAAAGTGCCGATCGCATTGGCAACAGTTGCACGTAGAGAAGCACGCTATGTGGTCCAACATTTATTTGAACAAACACCAAGCAAACCATTTGGCGGCTTAGTCGGCTCATCTGCGTTACGTGTGTTTGACTATCACTTTGCGGCAAGCGGTTTGAACAGCTTCACAGCTGATCGCGCTGGTGTAGCAATCAAAACAGCCTTCTATGAAGATACGATCCGTCCAAAATTCGTACCAGAAGAATTTGGCAATGCAAAAGCAGCCGTACAATTAGCGTATGATCCATTTACGCACCAATTGCTAGGTGGAGCAGTATTATCAACGAAAGACATTACTCCTCAAGGAAATGTTTTGGCTTTAGCCATCCAACAAAAATTAACGATCGAAGACTTGGCGGAAGCAGACTTCTTCTTCCAACCAGGACACGACCGTCAGTGGAGCCTACTAAACTTAGCGGCACAACAAGCGCTAGGTGAAGAGCCATTTGTAGAGTAG
- a CDS encoding M20 metallopeptidase family protein → MLAAHRMALHQIPELGFQEFKTKEYLYEQIKNCGGVIHEIDATGLLVYFDQQQATTIAFRTDIDALPITEATGLPFASTHPGFMHACGHDGHMAMLLGLTDYIATHRQEMQHNIVLIFQPSEEIAGGAESVIRSGLLEHYNVQAIFGFHLWPGLPEGKVFSRPGALLAQSSETDIIVQGRSAHVASSSQGIDSLEAAVRFMKEVYDFDESLPANLEHLLKFGQITGGTIRNVLANEVVISGSIRSYSRKTQTDLKAQLARLAEEFQQTSQAKISFRYNDGYPAVRNDEKLYAALAHSELLHELAEPVLQAEDFGVYTEHYPCVFFFLGVGDTPALHDATFDFDMSVLEKGLEWYKTILYTKELF, encoded by the coding sequence ATGTTGGCAGCACATCGAATGGCGTTACATCAAATTCCTGAACTTGGGTTTCAAGAATTTAAAACGAAGGAATACCTTTACGAACAAATCAAAAACTGTGGTGGCGTGATCCATGAAATCGATGCAACAGGCTTGTTGGTCTATTTTGATCAGCAACAAGCGACCACGATTGCTTTTCGGACAGACATCGATGCGTTACCGATCACGGAAGCCACAGGGTTACCTTTTGCTTCTACACATCCAGGATTCATGCACGCATGCGGACACGATGGCCATATGGCGATGCTTTTAGGGCTGACTGACTATATTGCTACGCATCGACAAGAGATGCAACACAATATCGTCTTGATCTTTCAACCGTCAGAAGAAATTGCTGGTGGAGCAGAGAGTGTGATCCGTTCTGGGTTGCTGGAACATTACAATGTCCAGGCAATCTTCGGCTTTCATTTATGGCCAGGTTTACCAGAAGGCAAAGTATTCTCACGCCCTGGTGCATTGCTGGCGCAAAGTAGCGAAACGGATATCATTGTCCAAGGCAGATCGGCACACGTCGCATCCAGCAGTCAAGGCATCGATAGTTTAGAAGCAGCCGTGCGTTTTATGAAAGAAGTCTATGATTTTGACGAATCTTTGCCAGCAAATCTTGAACATCTTTTAAAATTCGGCCAGATCACAGGCGGTACGATCCGCAATGTCTTAGCCAATGAAGTCGTGATCTCAGGAAGCATTCGTTCTTACAGTCGCAAGACACAAACAGACTTAAAAGCGCAATTAGCACGACTAGCAGAAGAATTCCAACAAACTTCTCAAGCAAAGATCTCCTTTCGCTATAATGACGGGTACCCTGCTGTGCGCAATGATGAAAAGTTGTACGCGGCACTTGCTCATTCAGAACTATTACATGAATTAGCTGAGCCTGTCTTACAAGCAGAAGATTTCGGCGTATATACGGAACACTATCCTTGTGTCTTTTTCTTTCTAGGTGTAGGCGATACACCTGCACTTCATGATGCGACATTTGATTTTGATATGTCCGTTTTAGAAAAAGGCTTGGAATGGTACAAAACAATCCTTTACACCAAGGAACTTTTCTGA
- a CDS encoding MurR/RpiR family transcriptional regulator yields MEHKLSEAENFLWDYMMNHIQEIPNLSIIKLSERANVSTTTIVRTMKKKGYEGYTSFKHYLKEQKNTKINFSTVDKVDGEIKSSILKNEQEVVRTINMLDTGVIEDAIQKIWSSQRIIIFARGFSEMIGEEMRTKFQLLDKYCVLHTDPNIIKTISRKLHKKDVVLFISLNGETEELVAAAENCYREEISSILITASRESRLNHLAELSLIGFKSEISFFPEYEVRSRLPLSVIARILLDSYAIRVKKGD; encoded by the coding sequence ATGGAGCATAAGTTGAGTGAAGCAGAAAATTTTTTATGGGATTATATGATGAACCATATTCAGGAAATCCCGAATCTATCGATCATCAAGTTAAGCGAACGGGCAAATGTATCCACCACAACGATCGTTCGCACGATGAAGAAAAAAGGCTATGAAGGCTATACCTCGTTCAAGCATTATCTAAAAGAACAAAAGAATACAAAAATCAATTTTTCTACTGTAGATAAAGTGGATGGAGAAATAAAAAGCTCCATTCTAAAAAATGAGCAAGAAGTCGTGCGTACGATCAACATGTTAGATACAGGGGTGATCGAAGACGCCATCCAAAAAATCTGGAGTTCACAAAGAATCATTATCTTTGCCAGAGGATTTTCCGAAATGATCGGGGAAGAAATGCGAACAAAATTTCAGCTACTCGATAAATACTGTGTTCTTCATACCGATCCAAATATCATCAAAACAATCAGTCGCAAATTGCACAAAAAAGATGTCGTTCTTTTTATTTCCCTGAACGGTGAAACAGAAGAATTAGTAGCCGCTGCGGAAAATTGCTACCGTGAGGAAATCAGTTCAATCCTGATCACCGCCTCCCGGGAAAGTCGTTTGAACCACTTAGCAGAATTATCCTTGATCGGCTTTAAATCCGAAATCTCCTTTTTCCCTGAATATGAAGTCCGCTCTCGGTTACCACTTTCTGTGATTGCCCGAATCTTGTTGGATTCGTATGCGATCCGGGTGAAGAAGGGGGATTGA